The genomic window TATATgggatttgtttctttttttgcggggtatatGGGATTTGTTTCTATCCTTCACATttcagaagaagaaaagaatagctTATACCTTACCAAACAAAAAAATCCTGTGCTGTGTACCAGAGGAACATGCCATTTTATTTCCTGTATATGATTCTATGATACTCCTATTCTACGAAGGAAGAAGGCCTGAGCTTTCACCGTAGCAGCATCTCAGAGAATTAACGCATACGTTTATGTTGCACCGGCCGATCCgtctctccccctatatatacggGGTGCAACTGCGAAGAGCAAAACACCACAGGATAATTACCAgcagatcatcatcatcatcacattaACGCGCCGAGCTAGCTAAACGCGAAGCGCTAATGGCGATCGTTTACGTGCTTCTGGTGGCGCTGATCACCGCGGCGTCCCATGCGCCGCACGGCGCGCACGGCCAGACGTGGCACGGCGACCTCgcggcgctcgccgccgccggcaagcTCCGCAGCGACCCCAACGCCACCCTGGCGGCCTCCACGGACTTCGGCAACATCACGGCGGCGCTCCCGGCGGCCGTGCTGTTCCCGTCGTCCCCGGCGGACGTGGCTGCGCTCCTCCGCGCCGCGCACACCACCGTGGCGTGGCCGTACACCATCTCGTTCCGCGGCCGCGGCCACTCCGTGATGGGGCAGGCCTTGGCCCTCGGCGGCGTGGTCGTCGACATGCCGTCCCTGGGCGGCCCGTCCTCCGCGGCGCGCATCAACGTGTCGGCGGACGGCCAGTACGTCGACGCCGGCGGCGAGCAGATGTGGATCGACGTGCTGCGGGCGACGCTGGAGCGCGGCGTGGCGCCGCAGTCGTGGACGGACTACCTCCACCTCACCGTCGGCGGCACGCTCTCGAACGCCGGCATCAGTGGCCAGACCTACCGGCACGGCCCCCAGATTTCCAACGTCCTGGAGCTGGACGTCATCACCGGTACGTACGCGCGCACGATATGGGCACCAGCATGCACCACGCTCACAAGCAACTCCCTCTCGCAAAGTAGTAGTTCCGTACCCCACACTGCAATGTTGCAAAAATGGCTAACTTGTTTTGGTGCAACTCGCAACCCGTAATCCGGCTGCGGCGTGGAATCACGTTCATCTTCTACACACACGGTAGTCTAAAAAAGGTGCCGGTAAAAAAATGGCAGTGAGTACTAATTAATGGATGGTTTAATACTACAGTGTAAATTGATAGTGGTAGTTACTACAGCTGACCAGCTGGCGGCTGCTGGGCCGGCCGGGCAGCCGGCGTCGACGTCTTTCAAATTTCAATAGATTTGCCGGCGGCCAACAACACGTTGACTTTGACATTTCCCCTCTGTGTTAAATTACTCCATTACTCTAACCGGCCCGCATGCACCTTTGCGTTGACACGGTGCAATTAACGCGCGTGCCGTGCGTGCAGGCTACGGCGAGATGCTGACGTGCTCCAAGTCGCTCAACGCGGACCTGTTCGACGCGGTACTGGGCGGGCTGGGCCAGTTCGGCGTGATCGTGCGCGCACGGATCGCGCTCGAGCCGGCGCCGACGCGGGCGCGGTGGGCGCGGCTCGTCTACACCGACTTCGCCACCTTTTCCGCCGACCAGGAGCGGCTCGTCGCGCCCGGGCCCGACGGCGCGTTCGGGCCGATGAGCTACCTCGAGGGCGCGGTCTACGTGAACCACAGCCTGGCCGCCGGGCTGAAGAACTCGGGCGGGTTCTTCACCGACGCCGACGTCGCCAggatcgtcgccgtcgccgcggcgAGGAACGCCACCACCGTGTACGTCATCGAGGCGACGCTCAACTACGACAACGCCACGGCCGCGTCCGTGGACCAGGAGCTCAGTTCGGTGGTGGCGACGCTGAGGCACGAGGAGGGGCTCGCGTTCGTGCGTGACGCGTCGTACCTGGAGTTCCTGGACCGGGTGcacggcgaggaggtggcgctggACAAGATCGGGCTGTGGCGCGTCCCGCACCCCTGGCTCAACGTGCTCGTGCCCCGCTCCCGCATCGCCGACTTCGACAGCGGCGTCTTCAAGGGCATCCTCCAGGGCACCGACATCGCCGGGCCCCTCGTCGTCTACCCACTCAACAAATCCAAGTACGCACTACGCGTCcatcgtgcatgcatgcatgcgatccTGCATGGTATGTATCACGCACTTAACTGACACTGGCTCGGTCGTGGTTTCAGGTGGGACGACGGCATGTCGGCGGTGACGCCGGCGGAGGAGGTGTTCTACGCGGTGTCGCTGCTCTTCTCGTCGGTGGCCAACGACCTGAAGCGGCTGGAGGCGCAGAACCAGAAGATACTGCGGTTCTGCGACCTCGCCGGGATAGGGTACAAGGAGTACCTGGCGCACTACACGGCCCACGGCGACTGGGTCCGGCACTTCGGCGGCAAGTGGCAGCGCTTCGTGGAGATGAAGGACAAGTACGACCCCAAGAGGCTGCTCTCCCCTGGCCAAGACATCTTCAACCTACTCCTTTGAGTAGATGCAATTAGTTGTTACTACTTGTGGATTAACGTGTGGACAGTAACACAGCAGTTTAACTTTAATTTCCCGTTTTTACTCATGTAGTAGGTCATACGGTAATAATATGCTCTGTCGAACTTTAATCTCCACGTGTACCCGTTACCAATTAGTAGTAGTGCTGTAAGCAAAAGTGTGAACAGAGCTCCACCAATGTACACTTTGCCAGATAAATGTTTCATTTCAGCTCAGGAGCAGAAGAGGACTTTCGCATGTCTTGTTCCTTTGTTTGTTTGAGCGCTTTTATAAGATTGCTCCAACTTACTTACCTCCTAGGGGGTATAAGAGGAGTGTTTAGTCTGAGCAATCCATGACTGATCAAGGGTTTTGGCTAAATGAGCTTCCACTTTCACTGCAAAAAATGAGCATCCACTTAAGGCAAGTTATTTTGATGTGCTAAAACTGGAAGATTTTTAGTGGACTAATTGTCATTTTCTACTATAATATATTAGAGATCTTCCGCACTTTATTTCATACCATGAACGGGTCGTGGCAGCTAGAAGTATCTTTGTGCCTTTTGTTGTGCAGCCTCCAAAGCTAAGATATCGTGTTTGATAATGTTTGGTAGTCTCATATGACATCCATCCAGACCAGGGATTCGTACTCAAAGCATCTCATGTTTGAACATATCATATTTGTGATGAATTGTGTACATGACGTCTACCACGTCCATGTGACATGTCTACCCCGTCAAGCTCACTATTCAAAGTCAAACACCAAAAGTAGATACATGAAAAGCAAATTCTGATGTGTCCTATTCATAGCAAACtagtccctccattcctaaatatttgtctttttagacattttaaatggactaccacatgcggatgtat from Triticum aestivum cultivar Chinese Spring chromosome 3B, IWGSC CS RefSeq v2.1, whole genome shotgun sequence includes these protein-coding regions:
- the LOC542876 gene encoding cytokinin dehydrogenase 1, which gives rise to MAIVYVLLVALITAASHAPHGAHGQTWHGDLAALAAAGKLRSDPNATLAASTDFGNITAALPAAVLFPSSPADVAALLRAAHTTVAWPYTISFRGRGHSVMGQALALGGVVVDMPSLGGPSSAARINVSADGQYVDAGGEQMWIDVLRATLERGVAPQSWTDYLHLTVGGTLSNAGISGQTYRHGPQISNVLELDVITGYGEMLTCSKSLNADLFDAVLGGLGQFGVIVRARIALEPAPTRARWARLVYTDFATFSADQERLVAPGPDGAFGPMSYLEGAVYVNHSLAAGLKNSGGFFTDADVARIVAVAAARNATTVYVIEATLNYDNATAASVDQELSSVVATLRHEEGLAFVRDASYLEFLDRVHGEEVALDKIGLWRVPHPWLNVLVPRSRIADFDSGVFKGILQGTDIAGPLVVYPLNKSKWDDGMSAVTPAEEVFYAVSLLFSSVANDLKRLEAQNQKILRFCDLAGIGYKEYLAHYTAHGDWVRHFGGKWQRFVEMKDKYDPKRLLSPGQDIFNLLL